Within Lagopus muta isolate bLagMut1 chromosome 1, bLagMut1 primary, whole genome shotgun sequence, the genomic segment AGTTCCATTATCTGAAGGTAGCATTTCCCATAGCCAGCGATAATGAGGTAAGGCAGCACTAGAGTGCAGTGCTGAGTCTCCTGCTGATGTTCGGTTGCTCTGATAAAAGAGCCCATTAGTTGTTATTAGATCTCCAGGCACACAAGTGGAAATTGCAGTATTTAGATAGAGAAGTGAAAAAGTGTGCATACAGGAGCCTGGGATGACAGAGAGCAGCTCATTTCTCCTATTTCTGGGCACTCTGGAGACCAAAGTGACTCCTAGCTAAGGCAGTTCTGCAAACATGAATTTAAAAGGGAGCTGAATTTGGGCAAACAGAAGGAAGGCCATGGTGTTGGAAGTGAACAGCAAAGCAACATGGCTAAGTGAATGTTACTCTTACCTTTTTGTCAGATTAAAAGCCGGCTGACAAGAAACTTCTTGAAGGAAGGATACATGGAGAAGACAGGTCCCAAGGTGAGCTGCTTGGGGGTGAAGAAATCTAGCAGGGACCTCCCAGAGAGCCAttttccccatccccaccctctATTCTTTTGACACTACAGTGGGACtgaaaaattgctttcagtTCCTCACTCTCAGCTTAGAGGGAGAAAGAAGGCTGCTGTTAAGGCAGGGGCTTGGTTCAAGCAGTTGTGCTGAATTTTGGGCATCCATTCGCACTGCTCACGGCAGAGGGCACTGTCACCTTACGTATGTCACCTCTTCCCTTTACAGCAGAGAGAGGCTTTTAAGAAGCGTTGGTTCACACTGGATCACCGCAGGCTCATGTACTTCAAGGACCCTTTGGTGAGGGCGAGATCTGACCTCTGACAACTGTAGGCAACAGTGCTGAGGGCAGGGTCAGAGTGCAAACAGAGtcttgcttctttgctttgctctgttgTAAGGGAGGCTTGTGGGTTTCCCAGTGGCTCTGAATGGACTCTAGGTCTCCCCCTTTCCGTCCCACTTTGTTCATCCTGCACTTTCTTTGTTTGCTTACTGCCTGCAAACAATGGGAACCGGGAAGGTTGTGGTGCAAAGGTCGTGGTGTCAAGGGTGATGCCATGGAAGGTGTTGATGGAGAGGCGGATGcagctttctctctctcagaCCTCTCGAGGTCTGTTCTCCTAAGTTTTCCTTTCAGTCACTGTCTTTGGGCGTAGCCTCCCGGTTCTGAATCCCCTGACCACCTTCAAGTCTTCTTGCTGCTATCTCTTTGATCCTTACCCTTTCTCCTGCTGCCCGCAGGAGCTCTGCTATTATTAGTTGGTTCTTCTTGGGTACAGTTAATCCCTCTCTTTCCCTCTGGATGTGCAGGATGCATTTGCTAAGGGTGAGGTATTTGTGGGCAGCAGAGAGAATGGCTATAGCGTCCAGAAGGGATTGCCTTCAGGGACACAAGGCAACTTCTCTTGGCCCTATGGCATCACCATTGTCACGCCTGACCGAGAATACCTCTTCACCTGCGAGACAGAGGCTGACCAGCTGGACTGGATCACAGCTTTCACAAGCATCATCAACCAGGCCATGACACCACAGGAATATGCCAGTAAGTGCTTGGATGgtgtttccttctcctcttgCTGCCCTGCCACAGAGTATTGCCCTAATgcactgccttttttcttctctacagTTGAAGCCTACTTCAAGTTTAAATCATAGGAAGCCGGACAGGAACCTTGCTGTAACTCAACTCTACCTGGTCCTGTTGGGTGGGCTATCAGAAGAGGAGAGAAGATTGATGTCAGAGAAACACAGTGCTATTGCAGCCTACTCTttgaagcactttttttttttttttttttttctctccaagaaCAATCTTCTTTTTAAGCTGCTTCAAGTCCAAGACTTTGTGAGACTGAATCCTCAGTGCAAACTGTCAGTGGTAAATTGCTGTGATCTGACTGGATCTTGACAGGCCTTGCCTGTTGATAGGGCCTCAAAAACTTAGCACTTGCTGTGATGGACATGGGACCTAGCATCACATTTGCAGGAAACTGCAGGCAGCCTTATGCAAGAATGCACAAGGTTTAACCTTGTACAAGAAAACAGCTGCCTTACTGGAGATAATGCAGTTGGCTGTAGAGGCTGCTGGACTAGGAGAGACTTTCATTACAAGAAGTGGCTTCTCTGCTGGTGACAGAGATGTAAAACATCTGGTTATTTAATCAGCTAGAGCTACATTTGAAAAAGGTCACGTAAAAGATTTAATGTAACAGTCATGTGAGATGTGTTTCTTCCCGTCTATATGGGCTTGAGAGCTTCGGACCATGTTTGTATGGAGACCATCTTCTGACTGCTCCTGAGCTCAGAAACAACagttatgtatgtatatgtaaatGGACAGTGTGTGTGTACCCACAAGAAAAAAGTGGTGGGAGATGAAATACTGCCCTAGAGAAGACACTGTGAGGGACATTCATGTTATTGAAGTTCAGCTGTCAGATTTGAGTCTCTGTAGTTAAACCCATAGAGAGAGGCTGGCTCGTGCAGGGAGCAGTCGATAGCATGTCTTCTATATGCTTCTGACACACTGTTGAGTCTAATACAGCCTAGGGGTTGATGTCTGAAGTTGGAATACATGAGTATCTACTGCCCTATTCTCTGGGTGTCAAAGTCCTGTCACTTGCTTTCTCACCTGTAcgttatatatgtatatgtaatatACATTTATGCAGTAGTGTATAAGGGAAGTCTTATGTCTGCTCTCTAAGACAAACGAAGCTCAGATGTGGGAAAAAGAGAGCAGGGCAGTGGTTGGCACAAAGGGCCTTGCAGCACGAATGTCATACTGTGATACTCCAGTagaaggcagtgctgcccaACACACTTTTGCTTCCTGCTCTTGCGAGGCAGGGGAAGGAGATCttagaggaggaggagggtggcctttggagagaggaaggaaggagtggAACTGAAATAAATAGCCCCTTGATCTTTAGGAGCTTGATGGTTACTAATGACAAGGGTGGGAGAGTGCCAGGCTATAAGAATGGGAGATCTTTGGTGGTCTGTGGGAGTCTTTGATTGCACGACTAGGGACTAAATGCGTTGACTGCACCTCAGGAGATCTTTGGCCTTGAGTGTGGGGCAGGCCCTCTTACCTTAGCTTAGCTAAGGGTCAGGGGGCAGCATcagttctttcagttttcagggCTGATCCTTGTTTCTCTCTTAAAGCCTCaattgtttttcccctcttgccAGACTCAGAAGTCTTATCCTTCATTAAATCTTCCTTCAAAGGAGGAAGACTGAGCAAGAGggaatggggaaaagaaagagagtaaaaaaaaaaggaggagagaaggaagaaggaatgtATCTTCTAAAATAGGAGCTCCCCTTGTCTCCTCGGCTGGTGACTAGCAGCTCAGTACAAATTGGGACCACATTCACACCTGTGTGTGAAGCTGAGTCAGACACATTCCTGTGCAGTGGGCAAGGCAGCTctccagggctgggctggggggacACTtaccagcagcagagctgagagaaCACAGAGACTGGAGAGAAGGAGGAATGCACTTGTCCAGAGTCTGCTGATTTTCTGCCCAGCGAATACTGGAGGAGCAACAAGTGAGGAGCTGGTGAAGAAGACAAGACATTTCTTCTTGTCTGGCAGACATTTCTTTGCACCTATCAGTCTTGAAGGAGAGACGGTGCTGCTTTTTCAGCCTGAGGAAAACCAGCAGACAGCACTTGTGGTGAACGAGATTGGCAAAATagactggatggctggaggtGAGGAATAGACTTCTCTGGAGACTTAGGTTTGCTGAGTTTGTGCCATTCATCCCTTCCTTGGCTGCTTTTGTTAGAAGTAGCTGTGCCCCCTACagcaagcaggaaaagcaggaggaaggagagggtCTCCAGCAGCCTGATTGCTCTTTCACTCCATCCCCAAAGATGTCTTGCAACTCTTCCCTCATCAATGTAACGCCTGGAGAGGACCTTGAGGGTGGCAGCTTCTTAGAGGAAAGCAGCGGTGAGGACGACATCAGCAGTGTCCTAGGAGGGGACAGCCCAGTGACAGGGCctctgggcacagtgctgctgctcatgtGCCTCATTGGGATGGTGGGGAACATCTACACGGTGCTGGTGGCCTCTGGCAAAGTGGCAGGCCGCTCGGCAGGCTCCTTGGGGGTCTATGTGATCAACCTCGCCCTGGCTGACCTCCTGTACCTCTCCACCATCCCCTTCGTGGTCTGCACCTACTTCACCCATGACTGGTTCTTTGGAGATGTGGGCTGCAAGCTTTTGTTCAGCTTGGACCTCCTCACCATGCATGCCAGCGTTTTCCTCCTGACCGCCATGAGCCTGGAGAGATACTGGGCAGTAACCAGGCCGCTGCGGTCCAGGCGGGCAGGCAGCGCTTACCGCAAGCCAGCCAGTGCCATCCTCTGGCTCCTTGCCTTCCTGCTTACAGCCCCCATGATGGCAATGACCCAATTGCGGGAGGGCAATGGTCCCAACAAGCGCATCTGCATCCCCACATGGACACCAGCAGCCTTCCGCCTCTACTTGACGGTGCTCTTTGCCACCAGCATCCTGGTGCCCGGTGTGGTGCTGATCGTTGTCTACACCCTCCTGGTCCGGGTGTACCGCTCTTCCACCTGGCACCCAGGACTGTCAGCGGCTGGCCGGGCTCCCTCCCAGCGTCTCTCCTCCAGGATCTCTGCCATTGTGGTGGCTTACTGGGCCTGCTTCCTCCCCTTCTGGGGCTGGCAACTGGCTGGGCTGTACCAGCATGAGGGCATAGGCATGGGCCCTACTGCCCAGGCCTACCTCAACTTTGGTGTCACTTGCTTAGCCTATGGCAACAGCTGTATCAACCCCTTCCTCTATACCCTGCTAGCCAGTAGCTACCGCCGGCATCCCAAACACACGAGGAGGCCATAGCACCTTCCTGGCTTTTGTGTAAATATTGGGGCTCATGGGGAATAGCAGGGGGAGCCCTGGGTGACAAGCAATGCCCTGAGTGAGGGATATCACCCAGGTTTTTGCGAGGGTTgagtaatgaaataaaagtgcTGTCTTATGTGCTGTCTTGTGGTGTGTTCCATCCTTGTCATCAACCTGGCATGTTCTCCTTCGTGCCTTTTGCAAGACTGCTTGAGGATGCTCTTCCCAGGGATCCCAGTTCTGGCGTGTGTGAGGAGTCCTCCAGCCCTCACCCTATGCAAGACCAGAGTGGGTGAAAGGGTGCAGTCAGCATCTATATGCCTTAATTATATATCCAAGGAGCTCAACCACCCTCACCGCCTCTCAGGCAACGGACAGAGCTGTAACAGAGCCCAGACAACAGTGACTCACAAATATCATGGGAGCTGTGAGTCACATGAAGAAGCAGCCACGCTAGCAGGAGACCTGAATAAGATTCATCCCCAGCCTGTGGTGAAAATTTCATTCAATTTCCTTCCCCTCACTCTCACCAATATTTTTGAGGAatccttctgaaaaatgaatCCCAAGTGCAATTTGAAGACATTGTGCTATGTGTGAGTTTGCCCTTCATAAGAGCTCATTAAATAGCCTATCACCAGCACTgtgtccctgctgtgggcaaggACATCCCTGGCCCTCTGTCCTGCTGAATGTACCCCAGGTTGTGACAACTTCAGTGACATAAACTGAGCCAGGTCTTACATCTTGAGTCCATCTTACCCAGCACAGCTCAATTCCATACAGCTAAACTTTCTTATTCCCAGACAAGACAGCCTtatccagcagcagagctgagagaaCAGACTCGAGAGAAGGGTGGCAATACTAGATGCTGTTTTTACTATCACAGACGTAGCCTTAAAGAGCAGGCTGCGATTGTACAGAGCAGACTGGCTTTGAACAACAGGAGGCTTCAAGAGATCTGGTTTAAGAGCCTCAACCTGCTTGTACACCCCAAATATTCCTGCCTCCCATCCCAAAAGTCCATCTTGAGCCTAGCTTCTCTTCCCCAGCCCACATTTCCTAGCAGATGAATCTTACTCCGCATGAGTCCCTGAGACACTGCATCTGGCAAATCCTAATGAATTATGGAAAAAGAAtgggaggtgctgctgccttAGGAACAAGCTCCTGTgcaccagctgctctgcagctgcctaATGGGAAGAAACAGCCTGGCCAGGCCTGCAGGGTACCTTTGTAGGACATCACAGTGTTTGTCCTTCCCCTTGCTTGTGGTCCAGCCCAGAAGTAAGGTCCTAAAGATTGCGTTCTTCTATCAAGGCATagccttcccagcagcactaCTCAGTGCTGCTTACAGCTTTACATAGCATCAGACTGAAAGAGTCAGTGGCTTTGCCAAAGGTACCCttccacttttttcccccacagcaGTATCTGGCCCTAACACTGTTTCCCACTCAGACTCTTCCTGGACTTTCCACTTTCTTACTTCCTATGCTCCTGGCACAACCTAGCTTCCCCTTTCCCACCATGACTTTGAGGACCAATGATCACTCCCACCCACATCTGACATTCCTACACAGTAAGTTATTACCATCCCAGGTTCCCCAGTTGTCCAACCCTGTAGGTTTGTGATATAAGAAAGGTTAATCCTTGAGACCAagtagaagaaaacacatttattgaTTACTTTTCTTAAATTTTGAGACAGATGTGAGGAGCTACTCCCAGCTGACAGACCGGAGCGTGAAGTCTCCATGTGTATCAAAGTAGTCAAAGACAGAAAGACCAAGCCGATTGGGGAATGAGAACTGGTGGCCTGGCAGGTGGACGGTCACATCGCTTGGGTTGATGCTGAAAGTGATctgcaaaacaaatggaaaagtcAGAGAAAACTTATGTCAGGATACCCTCAAGCCTTCCCCATTCTTCAGAGTGAACACACTCAGCCGCACAGCTTGCTCTTCAGTAGCAGGAGTGTTCTAATCTTCCAAGTGACGCCTATGGCTTGCTTAgttcaacagtaacatctcttGGAGCTACACAGAGCTTGCACATTTGATTTCCACCCTTTGCCACTGCTCAGAGATCTGGATGGTGGCACTGACCAAGCAGGAGAAGCCAGCCACCCCCTGTACAGACAGCTCAGAGTACAGTACATACGGAGAGTGTATCCCAAGCTGTACCTCTATTGGAGCTCCCTTCTGGAAAGGGAAGACTGTCTCCCTTTGCTCTGTACCCcactcttccattttctttgagTTGCACACAATGAGGTTCACATCACCATGAGCATCGAAGCGGGGGTTGAAGTGAAGTCCCAGGTGGGTTGAGTCCTTGCCCAGATTCATCACaaagctgcaaagaaagaagacaaacacCATGTTGCATGCTGCACACTGAGTCTAGGTCTGTTCTGTCAAGCCCAGCTGACGGTGCCGAGGTTCAGCATGCAGCCCTGAACATGGAGTTACTCTGCACCCAAACCAGCTCCTAGAAGCTGCTTGTCACTGCGTTCTTTCCAGCCCTAAACAGTTAGCTGGTGCTGCACCCTGCCTGACAGCCACTGCTTCTCCCcaccctgcaggcagctgcagtaATTACCATCTCATTAGCTATCCCAAAGCGTCTTGCAATGGTAGTGGGAGGAAACAACTTCCCAGCCTGCTGTCCACCTTGCCTCCAGGCCTCTTACTGAGATGAGAAGTGAGGAGGAATATTATTTGGCAAGAGAAAGCCCAGGAGGCTTCACGCCGACAGTATCAAACTTCAAAGGCGCTGGGAAGAGCTGGGACATGTTTCCTGGAACACCGCTAGTGCTGGTACAGCACTCCAGGCTCCACCTCACTTAACAAGGAGTCCTGCCAATAACAGAGCTGCGTGAGGGTTGGGAACTACTGCAGAGTCCCCAACCCTGGGCCCCAGCCATTGATCCCTGCAGAGATAAGAGCACTTCTGGTGCACCTGTCCACTCACTACTTTTTCCCCATTCCTTCCCCACCTGCATACAAGAGGCATCTCTACTGGATGAACACCCTGAGACCACACTATCACCTCCAGTGGGACCAGTAGTTTTACCACTGGCTTCATCATGGGTCTGTGGCTCAGAGCATCCATGACCAGAACACCCAAGATGTCCCCAGCTGCTTGAGCTATAGTCTTCTGCCCAAGACAGCAAAGTACAGAAATGGTGCTCCTGGGCAACCTTCGTGCAGGGGAAAGGATGTGGCTTTTTAGGATGGTCACAAGCCACATCTCAGTATAGATTGAGCTTCCATTTCCTTTACTCTGTGCTATAGAGGATGTGGTCGCTGCCAGTGCGTGCAGCTGGAGCTTCACATCTGCTCTGGCTTAGTCCCTTGGCAGTAGAGCATGTCTGCAATGTGCATTAGGCAATGACTCACCGGGAAACACTGTTGGTGTTAACCCTTTTCAAAGCTGCTCCACTCCCACCCAAGGGAGGGGATTCCTTCTGTCCTCACTAGCAGAAGCCAACTCAGCATGGTGCTTTGGCCACACCTGGGTGGCACAGCTCAGCTTACCTTTTGGCATTCGGTGCGATCATCCCCTTGACAGTGAGGCGCTGGCCAGGCTTGAGACCCAAGTTGGTGCACACTGGTCCCTGCTAAACATGGAAGCAGAGACATTAGCTCAGCACCTGCTAGCTCACTTGTTTTGGCAGCTCTCCTTGCTGCCTCAGTATAGTACATTGCCTTGGACCAAGGGAGAGACAGGGATGCTCCCTTTCCCTAGGGCAAGGCACATGGGACACCCCAGAGAAGTCACTCCAATCAGACAAACCATGTGCCCGATTTCCCAACCTCCTTCTTTGCTGCTGTCATCAACGTGTCTATATTTCATGGCAATGAAGTGAAAGTACCTGCAAGCTCCCATCACACCCATTCTGTCCTGAACACACCCATGTACTGTATGGGTCTCATATCATCCCAAGGAACCTGgatgtgcagggatggagccTCCGCTCCATTCCCCTGGCTTGGATTTGGACCTCAAACCTTGCTTGGGTCCAGGAGCTCAGACATTCCACTCCCTTGTGTCCAGGGGCTTACTTCCTGAAAATTTAACATTTGCAAGAAATTTGCATGCACCTTTCTGCGTTTTgtcaaacagaaagaaacatccTACTACTTATATCCATATGTGCTCATTGCCCAGTCTGTTCCCTGGCGTGACCacaagaattttttcttctaccaaGGTTTCATTTGCACTTGAGGCACTCCCTGATTATTCCTTCTCAGACTACTGCAAGAAATCAAAGTGCAAACACTTCCCTGATACAAGCATCCCTCCAACAGTCCTTGGTACTCAGAGAAGGGCACTTTAGAGAAGTGCATTTTTGTACAAGAAATAATGACTGAGTGACTCATGAAAACTGCAGCCAGGAAGCAAGCAATAGGGCAGCCCAGAAAAGAA encodes:
- the LOC125684478 gene encoding urotensin-2 receptor-like, whose translation is MSCNSSLINVTPGEDLEGGSFLEESSGEDDISSVLGGDSPVTGPLGTVLLLMCLIGMVGNIYTVLVASGKVAGRSAGSLGVYVINLALADLLYLSTIPFVVCTYFTHDWFFGDVGCKLLFSLDLLTMHASVFLLTAMSLERYWAVTRPLRSRRAGSAYRKPASAILWLLAFLLTAPMMAMTQLREGNGPNKRICIPTWTPAAFRLYLTVLFATSILVPGVVLIVVYTLLVRVYRSSTWHPGLSAAGRAPSQRLSSRISAIVVAYWACFLPFWGWQLAGLYQHEGIGMGPTAQAYLNFGVTCLAYGNSCINPFLYTLLASSYRRHPKHTRRP
- the LGALS1 gene encoding galectin-1, translating into MSCQGPVCTNLGLKPGQRLTVKGMIAPNAKSFVMNLGKDSTHLGLHFNPRFDAHGDVNLIVCNSKKMEEWGTEQRETVFPFQKGAPIEITFSINPSDVTVHLPGHQFSFPNRLGLSVFDYFDTHGDFTLRSVSWE